In the genome of Passer domesticus isolate bPasDom1 chromosome 2, bPasDom1.hap1, whole genome shotgun sequence, the window GTAAGGCTGGCTGAGCCAATATTCATTCTCTGCTTCAATTTCCAACCTTCGGACCATTGCTTGCTTCATCGAAATGGTAACCTGTCTTGGTCGCCTGTACTTCCCAATCCATTGTTTTCCAGGAATTCCCTTCCGCAGTAATACTGTTGTTAAAAACATTTTGCCttaaaacacaaacagaaatataaaatactcATTACCTTAGGGACAAAAATAAAGCTTTGACGAGAAAGATTAAAAGCTCTGCACTCACTCCACTGCCTTTTAGCTGGCTGGTTTGAAGGCTCAAGCTCAGAGCTCACAAACCATCACGCACAGCAGGCAGCACAAGGCCAGGTACACTGGAAACTTAATCAGAAAAGGGGAATTGAAACCTATGTCACTTAAGAATTTATTCAGTTATCCTTACACTGCAATTAAAGCATATCctctaaaaattatttaagaaaaatccAGTCACAGATACTCAAGAATGAAGGGTTCACTTCGCTCATGCCTTCTTCAAATAGCTGTCTTGCCAAAACAGAGTATTTCCAGCTCTGTCTTCTCGATCCAAATCTGGCCTTTCCTCAACACGAGGTTTTGGACTACAATCTCTCCATAAGCTTATTAGTATGTAATTACCTAGTCTTGTATCCTGACCGAGGAAGTCTGGCTGGCAGAGAGAAGCAATATCCTGAATTAGAGCAGGCGGCGTGAGCGGAAAGCACCGACAGACCCTGGCACAACAGGGCCGGATGACGCCTAAACTTGACACAAATGCTCTTCCTTAACCTGCTCATTAGTCCCGCACCAGGTTTAGCATTACATGGGATTTCATCAGctttagagaaataaaatactcatttagagaatcacagaatactcggagttggaagggacccacaaggatcatcgagtccacccggccctgcacaggacacccccgGAACCACACCCGCACCTGGGAGAGCGGTCCGAGCCCTCACCAACTCCGCCAGCCGTGACCCAGAACCCCCCCAAGCACTTCCAGCACGGCACAAACCAGCGCTGCCGCTAACAGAGGCCAACCCGCCCCGTTCCCACGGCGCAGCTGCACGCCGGCACCCCACTCTCTGGCCCGGTTTAGAAGCGAAGCCGCGGGATGCGCGGGGGCACCgctgcccccagctcccctccGGCCTCACTCACCGGGAagcgccggcggcggcggcggccccgcggcggaGCCGAGATGGCGGCGGGCGGGAGCGCGGCTCTCGCgagaggcggcggcgggcggggcccgGCCGCGCCAATGGGGCGCGCGCGGGCGGCGGTTTGAAGCCCCGCGGCGGcgcgcgcggcccggcccgggttCGCTGAGGGCCGGCCCGGatcccggccccggccccgctccgcttCCCCCGCTCGGAGCCATGGACGCGACCGGGGTCTTCTTCGGCAAGCTGCGGGAGCTGGCTCTCACGGTGGAGAAGGAGGTGAAGCAGCTGGAGCGGGCCATGCGCCGGGAGGACGAGGGTAAGCGCGGCCCGCGGCCGGGCCTGGTGGCTCCGCGGCTGCTCCTGCATTTGCGATCCCGCCTGCCAGGGCCCCCTGTGCTCCTCCGGGAGCGCCTTTGGGGGGCCCGGAGGGCAGCCTGAGAGTTGCTCGGCTGGGAATTGTTTGGGGTCCTCCTCGTCTCTCTGAGCTCCGTTGTGGGCGTGTGGCTGAGTTTTTATCACGGAGAAAAACAGGATGTCTGGGATAAAGTATGCAGCACGGTAGCTTCTTCTTTTTGCGGATCGATATAAAAAACATTTGCAGGGCATGTTCTCTCTCTGGATAGATAGCTCAGGCTTCTAATCGTGTTTATCTCTGTGCTATGTCTTGTCACGTAGCAGGTGCCCTCTTTTAGACTATTTGCATTAGCCTTGGTTTCCAGTGAGAAAAGTAATGACTGCTGCGTTGTGCAAGTGAGCAATGCATCTGCCCACGTGCAAATGCAATGgtagaatttaattttctgctgaGATTTGCTTTTCACTGGTCTCTATATCGCTGATTTCATCCAAGCTCTTTAGGGATAAGATTTTAGCACAAGTAATTCTTGGCAGCCTGGAGACCTACTTGTTTTATCAATATTTGTCATATACAGTATTGGCTGCCACGTTAAAGTGGAAGCCTGGGCAGTTTCTCTGTGGAGTTTAACACACTATACAAAGAGCAACTTTTTGCTGTGTGAAGTACCTGACAGGAACTAGTTCTCTTTGGTTTTTTGTCTATATTGACTCTCTAGGGTATGAATCCCACATCTCTAATATTATAGAagcacagaatggtttgagttgcaataaaccttaaagatcacctagttccaacccccctgccatgggcagggacaccttccacttgACCAaactgctcagagccccatcagcctgaccttggacacttccagggacgggacatccacagcttctctgggcaacctgtgccagagcctcatCGTTctcacaggaaagaacttcCTCCTAATACCTAATCTAAGTCTTCTGTCTCTTTGTTTGaatccattcccccttgtcctgtcactacatgccaCTAAAGTCCTTCTCCATCTTgtgggctcccttcaggtactggaaggctgcagttAGTTCATCCTGAAGAAgcctctcttccaggctgaacaatcccaattctctcagcctttcctcacagaagaggagctccatccctctgatcatcctggtgtccctcctctgtgctctctccagcagtccctgtgctccctgtgctgggagcccagagctggagcagccctgcaggtgggctctgagcagagcagaggggcagaatcccctccctggccctgctgcccaccactggatgcagcccaggacacgtttggctctctgggctgtgagAGCACACTGACAGCTCATGGCCAGCCTCTCATCTGCTGATACAGGAAATTGCCATGTAGAATGTTACTTTCATGCTAAAACACTAAGACGcctcttttattttctaaacTCTTTTATGTGGACATTCATCTTGAAGACTATGAAGATGAATCTCCACTCACAGCCTTGCATGACCTCCATGGCGAAATCAAGACTCAGAAGGTAACTTCTTAACTTGCTTCCTTCTTGAAAAATTACATGTGTGTGCATGTTCCATAAACTTATGGTTCTGTTTTGGTCCTTGGGTCACAATTCAACTTTGTTAGTCAGTAATTATAACCCTTGTTTTTACTCACTTACATCTAAGTTCTCATAATGGCCATGGATATTGGGGTAATGCCCAAAAACTAAAGTAGGTTTAGCAGTGTTTCTTAGTTTGCAGTCACTGCTGTCACTCGGGTAAGCAGGGAACAAAGGTTACAAGGAAGTTGGAGTGCTGCCAAGGTATGAGGAGAATGatgcaggaacagcagctgccagcaaaagagaaaagcttGCTTGCTTTCCATGACCAGCCTTTAGGATAAAATCAGTCTTCACAGAAGTTTCAGTACCTTCAGCCATTCAGTTAAACTTGTGAAAAATGTTGTCTATTTCTTATACAGAAGTAGAAAAGATGGGTTATAGAAATGAGCAATACAGAAATAATTGAGTGATATAAAAGTGAAGTTTACCTTTTGCTCTGCACTTATTCTATGTACACATGGAGTAAGAGTCCGAATTAATTGCTGTTAGCTCATATTTTTCTGGAGTAAAAGCATATAACTTCCTTGGCAAGGTTACCAGTAAGTAGTTATCATGTTGTGAACTGTCATTACAGTTACTTTTATAAGTTTCCATACACTTGGGCTGTATATATTCCTGGTGTTCCATAGGTATTTATACCTGATGGTTTGCAGCTATAGAAAAGACGTAAATTCGCTGCTGATCTTCATCTGAATTGCAATAGAATACTTACTCCCAAGATGCTTCATGTGTAAACACCTACTGTGTGATGATTTGAAAACCAGTATTTCTATGTTTCCCTCTCTGTCTCCAAAGGAAGATGTTAGTGCCAATCTTGGTAAGATTTGCTcggaaaaaaaagcagttcaAGAGTTTATGAAAGCAAGTGAAATCTTGATGCAAAGAAATGCAGCAGatcttggaaaaataaaagagctgTTCCAGAAATATGGCTACAAACCAAATGTCAAAGACTCTGCAGGTAATGTTTCTTGTCAATACAGTGTGTGAAGAAAAGTATCATTTTTATAAAATGTTTCTCTTTAGCTATGTGTATATTTCTGTTAATTAGGAGATCAAATACACccattttatttgctttataaTAATATCCAGAGGGTAGATTTTGTGGAAATTGGTGCTGTAAGaataaaccaaaacacaaacacTTGGAATTAGATCTTCTGGCATGCCTTTAGGTTAGTGTGTgttaggtttggttttttttcagtaataatTATATTCAGAAAATATGTTAGCAAGTTTGTTTTCATAAGCCAGAGACTTATGCTGCTTCAGGTTCTCATGCATGAGAAACTATTGTAGATGCACCTCAGCTGGCTTGTATTCACATGTGATGGTTTCATCAACTTAAATCACTCTGGAGAAAATCTTAAAATGTCTGTTTCACAGCATAAATGGGACAAGAATGCTCAGGAATTAGGTGGCATGTGACAAGCAGTAGCACCTTGATCATTGGAGGGGAAGGAGGTCCTCAATCCACTCAGAAAATGCACATAGCGCTTTCTGAAAAATCCAGATGTGCCAAATGAGTTAAAGTACCTCACCTGCCAATACTACACATACTCCTTTGGGTATCAAGGGCCCAGTCAGGCTTCAAAAAGCTTTTGACATGGTCTTAACTTTCTCTGAGCATTatcacaaaacaaaattatgGTTATGAACTGTATTGACGTCCAAGTTAAGCTCCTATACCTGTTTTACACACATAGGGCAGAAGCTCTGATTTTTTTATAGTATCTTTCTTCCTATACCCTCTTTGCCTTTAAAGAAGTCTCCAAACAGAGCTACAAGGTTAAGTTTTTTAAGTTGTACTTTTAAGCTAAGTGTATCTGAAGACATAATACCACTGCACACCAGTGGGTATATTACTTTAAATAGCCTCCTGCCCCCTGCCCACCTCACAGCATCAattaagttggaaaagacctctttCAACCTGTGGCTCTACATCACCAAGTCAACCAGAccacagcactgagtgccacgtccagACTTTCCTTAAACATCTCCAGGCATGGTGATTCCACTACCCTCCCTGGGAAGTCATTCCAGTGTCGAATTACCCCTTCTGTGAAAAAATTCGTGCTAATGTCCAACCTGAATCTtccttggtgcagcttaagactCTCTTCTGGATCACTTGTTACGTGGGAGAAGAGCCTgaccccacctggctgcaccctcctgtcaggcagctgcagagagtgatgaggtccccctgagcctccttttctccaggctgaacacccccagctccctcagctgctcctcacagcacttgtgctccagacccttccccataTCATTGTTCTTTACTTTCTACATCACACAGAAATTCATTAacattttggggtgttttggtttATCTAACTCCAAAAATGTACAAATTACACATTTACATATTTTTGCAGTGAACTCTTGTTACCAAAAAAGCTGTCTCCTTTCACAAGTTTTTAGTTGCTGCTTCATAACCTTTCCTCAATACTgtttttcctgaagaatgagCATTTTAGTACTGTGTGCAGCCTGTGCTCTTTCCCAAAAAGCTTTTCATCTCCATGCAGGGAGAAAAATACACTTATGTAAAAATTCACTTTCCCTAGAAATGTCACTTTCCCTAGAAATAATATTTGCCAATAGAGTGAAACTCAGTAAATGTGTGACTTATAAGTATAGCTTAGCCATATGAGCTTTTGATACTTGTTGTAGCTTCAGGTTCAGTACTTTAAAGTGAAAGATGGAATCTGGTTTttacaagtaaaaaaaaaattggatacTGGGGAAGTGTCACactttattttataaattcttAAAACAAACTTCtggcaatttttttccatttcttttcttcaaaaGAAGAGGAGGATAAAGCAAACAGTGAACCAGCCATGTCTGTTCAGGATAAATCTGATGAAGAAAAGGCAAACGCTGTACCTCAGCTCTCTGCCTCTGCAGAGAAGCGGCCGTTGCCCACAGACCCTCTGCGGAACCCGCAGCTGTCCGATTTCGGGCTCTCGCAGTACGCCTTCTCCAGGCCCTGCAGCGCGCTCAGGGCGCAGCACGCGCCCGCTGCCAGCCAGCTGAGGGCCAAGAGCAACACTCCGCTGGGACTGCGAACGCCGCGGGCGCTGCCCAAAACGCCCAAGTGTAAGCTGAGGATGGATGACTACGAGTGTGCAACACCAAAACTTGAACACTTTGGCATTAGTGAGCACACCATGTGTATGAACGAAGATTATACGATGTCACTCATCCATAAAACTTCTCAGACAATCAAAAAGTAAGTTACTGGAGTTCAGATTGTTTCTCTActgaattttctgtattttgtacTTGCTGTACTAACTTCTTGCTCCTATTGCCCTTCTCTTTGTCTTGAGGTGGGCAATGGTCATCTCTCAGGTTCTGGGTCCTGTGTCATTTAACTCCCTACACACCTTTTCCCTTACCTATTGCAGAGCCAGATGCTGCCATGAAATACATCTGCTGTGCTCCTTGCCTTGACTGCACCATAAGAATCCTCCACACAATGTACTAGAAATAGTAAAACACAATGTGATCTGTTGTTTTCCTTAACCAAAGGTTTGAGCCTGGCCTTGTCTGCCATAGGTATTACACAGCCAGTATAAAGGTTGCAGAAACTTTATTAATATAAACAGAAAACAGTTTGTAAAGCATTCAGTAAATTTATAGAAGCACTATATTGTCTCTAACATAATGCCCACCTTACTGTTTATTCCTTTTGCTCCAGACTTCTCTTGAAAAGACTTCTCTAGATTTTCGCTGTTCTAAttataaaggaaaataattgcAGGAGTGAGGTCATGCACATAGTTAATAGGTCATGTTTTTATAGTTAGTATTGGCAATATGTTCCATTTTGAAAGCTGACAGTACCTAAATATTTGATATTTAGAGAAATTGTTTTGAAAACAAGGATCACATGCATGAAAACCACTTTAAAAATTCTACTGGTTCTACTCATTGTAAAAACTAAAAATCATGTGGTTTCAACTACCTCTAAGACTTCGAAAACTGACTTGAAAGGTTACTTTTTTATTTAACCCAAAGTTTGACATGTGTTCATCTAAGTAAAATATGCTGCCTCCTATACTGCTTATACTGTTTATTGAGGTTTTTTCAGCTTAGACATTTTGTAGAGAAGATCTAAATCTGGTTATAATAATTAAGAttactttttaaacatttaatataattttctttaaagacaGTTTTGTGTGTAGGTTAGGTAAGTTTCCACTTTTTGCCTAGTTTTCTCTTAACTGTATATGCCATTTTTTCACTTGAAAATCATGGATATGAAAAAATAGTTCTGTTTCCAGTGTTATGGAATTGATATTAAATAGCTTTCACTTTGAAAAtcactgaattttcttttgaaataattttgggATATCTCCTTTTAAATAGTTATATAATTACTAAAATTACTTGAAAGCACTATAGTATTTGATTAAGataaacaattttatttaaattttaaaattcaattaaaaatcttttcctgtTCACAAGACCCTTATTagtttaaaagcagaaaagatttcctcttgttctgtaTAATTTCATAGTCAACAGGCAGTTCAAAATAAAACCCCTAACACAGAGTTGATCATCTGTGGCATCTGTTGTACCCTGGACatctggtttgggtttggtttttttgtaatGCCTTGGACTGAAATCTCAGTGTATTTGATCATTTGTGGCTGGACTGAACATTTGCATACCACAAATTGCAGTAGAATCACACATGAAAAAATCTATAAAAAATTCGTATTTgagaaaactaattttttacttGCATATTCATAAGTGAGTACTAGAAAAGTGACTAGGCTGGCAATATTCCTTTAATTGTGACTTCTTCGTAATACTTGAGAGCTAATTGGGGATTTGGTTTTCAGGTTGGTTAAAAGAGGAGATAATAATGGAGGGAATTTGCCAGAAATGACAGTCAAGGAAATCATGGTTACTCCTGCATCAAAATCAAGTAAGAGAGCTAGGAATGGTAAGTTAAAAATCTGTGAAATTAATATACCTATGCATTTTTACAGAATGCATGTGCAAGTGCATTGTAAACACAATGGTTAACTTAAATTGTGTTTCTGGTTAAATATGTTTAATTCAAGGCAGGTCATTTTATGAGTAGTAATGTCTAAAAAGTGTTGGTGGCTTCTCTGGGAAAGTTTCTTACTCCCTATaaattttttctcattcttgtACTCATATCAAATTGGAATTATGCAGtcaaattaataattttgtaaCTGCAGCTTATCCatgtttgaaataaaaatactgtttcGCCAacttagcctttttttttcctgagtatACCCATTGGCTCTGTTTAAAGACAGGAAAGAAAGGGGCTAGCATGACAGTAATTTAAGACTTTCAAGATTAATGCTAAGACTTCTTTGAGAGGAGAAAtaggttattttaaaaatcttgagACAAACATAGTGACAATTGAGTAAATGAGAAGGTAAAGCAATGCTCATTTAGGTTGGGCTTCTCCAGTTATATTGAGTAGTGGGACTAGAATGACTACTTTGCATTACCTGCCTTTAAGGAATACTGTAATTTGGATGGATCAAGCAAAATATCAACTAAAAGGATACACTTGTTTTAGAAAATGAAACTGGAACTGGTAATAGTtgtaaatgtgtgtgtgtatatttttaattttgtttcactCACCCTTGATAGCAGCAGCTGACTGGATGGCTTCTCCTATGGTATTTGTGCTCTGTACTCCTGATGTGAAGGACTCTTCCAAAACAAATAATACAGTATTATCAAGGTCACCAGAGACAAAGGAACTGCCTCTGCCCAGTCATGCAGCAACGCCACAGTGTCCAGATTTTCAAACAAGATGGCTAAAAGCAGAAGCTAAGGTAGTAAATAGCAATTATGTACATTTTCACACACTTTGCCATaagcagattttaaaatgttagtTTGGGGTTCTTTTCCAATGCTATTTTTTCTTATGTCACTATAAAAGTTCTTTCTAATAGTAATTATGCCAGAACACTTACTAAGTACTTTACCTAACATAAGTAAATTAACTGAAGGCATTTAATACTTCTTTTGCAGCAGCAGGTAACACCAGGGGCGAAGCTTGAGTCAGTGACAAAAAATGATGCAAAAGAGGTGCCACACAAAGAAGAAAGAGTTCCTTTTGCTGCAAGCTCTGATGAATATCTTAAACATACTGGGGACCCTTCCCCTCCCAAACTGGACCACTATGACCATTTACTCAATACTCCTCCACCTCCAGAAATAACAAGGATACCAGAAAATGTTCTAAAGGTTAGCtaatacaatttttttccctaactaATTTTAATATCAAAATACTATAATTAAAAGGGCCTAGTTTCTATCTGTAATCCATCTGTTTTGATGGTAAttctttttattcctgtttAATCTTTCCTATAGATGCTTTCCCAATATATTCCCAATAAGTTAGACTCTTCTAAAGCCAAGGAAATGGAGACCAAGGCAGGAAATACTACAAGATATGAAAGTGGTTCCACTGATTACAGCAACAAAGAGAACAGGTATGATTACACTTTACAAATTTGGTTAAGTAATTAAATTTGTGAGAGGTACAAAGAGGCTTTAATGCACTTAGAAATTCATATAGTTGCTTGCTATTCAACTATCagagcaactttttttttctgtgactaAATAACTGGGGGTTTGGCATGGTATATAATTGTCTGTTTGTAAAGAACAAATATTACAGTTGATAATGtgtttggattaaaaaaaaaaaaaaaagaaaggcagattTTACTGTAGGTTTATCTGTAGGTATACTTTGCTTTGTGGTAATGAAAGCACCAGTGAATGCTTTCTGGGTAAATTTAGGCAATGCAATGAAAGAATTTGGTTAAACGTATCTAAGTGAGAATTGATTTCACAGTTGTTTTGGTAaagacaaaatactttaaatgaAAAGCTACAATAAGTATGAGTAATCTTAAAACAATTGAATTATAGTTTTATAAAGAACACCATCAGTTGGAATATAAAGAAGATTTTATGACAACTTTATCAAAGCATACATATTCCTGATTCAGTGTAATATATAGTATGCTTGTTGATTACCTGTTAAACTTAAGAGTCTGTAAAGATTATTTAAATAGGAGGTACAAGGAACATGCAAGGAACAACTCAGAGTGACACTGATAAAAGTTGGTATCTTACTATACTTGGAAGTTGGAGTCCATTTGAGTAATCTCACTTTAGCTGAGAAAGCTTCATTTTTTTATTgtcaagacaaaaaaaaaagacaaattttcAATATTTCTGTCTTCTGCTATTTCAAAATATGATTTAAATAAGCTCATGAACACATCTGGGTATATTTTCAGAGGATATCATGGAGTTTTCAAGACAAACATCTGAAATGAAACTGAAGACCATGTTGAAATTTTCACATTCATGGATCTTATCACCAAATCATAACAAgttcaaaaagcaaaaggaaatacTGATGGGAAGAAAGAGCCATACTGAGAAAAGGCTTTTTTAATGGAGAACAATTCTTTATCCATGATGTGGATAAACTTGTTTGAACTAACAGCTCGTGCTTAATTTTCTGTTGACTTAATTGGCAAAAATGGGTTTTAAATATATTGCACTTCAAAGAGGAatggagatccatgtacaaggTGGTACTTCAATTTTGTTGTGTAGGATTGCATTTGCAGTAGGCTGTAGAGAGTGCAATTAAAATTGTAATAAAAGGAAAGTCCAGTATATTGCTTTCAAAAGTGGATATCTCTGGCTGTTCTGGTGGCTGTACAtcctttcagggatggggctggagtCTGGTACTTCAACAGTATTTGGTATCTTCAACAGGAACAAGTAAATTTCTTTGTATTGGAAGAGTAACTCCTGCTTTACTGTTTAAAGCAGTTGGGGGCTTTTAGTCCTTTCTGCAGTGCTAAGATGTATCTTACCATTCTTGCACCTCTCTGCCAGACAGGCATTTCCCATGCAGCTTCTTTCTTTATATATCAACATAGTATCTCTCAGGTGCTATGCATCTGGTTTCTTTGTAGCCCTGGAAGGTGACTCTGGCTCTACTGGGAATCAGTTGAAAATGTGCAATTGTTACTGGTTATGTGTATCTTCAGCTGCTTGGAAGAATTTGCTGGCAGGCCTGTAGGTGGTTGCTTCCTCTCCTGCGGCTGCCATGTGTATTCTCTTCAGTGCTGGTGTCATTTATAAATGTGCACATCTAACCCTACAGTAGGTGACCAAGCTGAAGTTCCCAGAGCTGTTTGGCACTCTTTTGGTAGTCACTGtaattagggtttttttttctaccaGCACTTTTATTGTTTTCCACCAGAAAACACAGCTCCATATCCTTGTTTGGAGCCAATTTGCTGTTTCCAGTGTCAGTTATTCCTCTACATGACTCCAGGACTGTTCTTACTATATGTCTTCCATTTGATGACTGAAATTCTGTCATTGATGTGAGGGCAGACATGCAACACATGAGAAGGGACAGGAGATGGGGATAAGTGGATGTTTTCTGAACTCAgctccactttttttttaagtcttcagGATATGCAAATATCTAGAGAAGCCCACAAGTATTTCTTCATTTGCTTAGACTTGTCCTGGTTAAAACTTAACGAGTAAAGGTGCCTTTTTCCTGCTAATGCAGTCATTTTCAAGGATAAGCATGCATCACATTAATTGGAGGTGATTTTCTACTAGTTCTGACCTGAGCATGCTGTCATTGAAAATGCTAGTTTCTGTTTAAAGTTATGTATATATTAATGTGTCAGTCTGTGAGCTTAATTAACACTTTTGGATACTAAATAAATCTGTCTCAAATGCTTGGTGTCTGCTATAAGAACACTTATTTATTCTACCCATCCTCCTCAGAGAGTGAAGGCCTGCTTCCAGCTTTTTCATGGATTAAAGCCTGGTTCTGCAGTTCTGCTGGTTCTCTGGTTCTCTGCTGGTTCTGCAATTTCATGGCCTTGGAAAGGTACAAAGTATTCTTGCTGCAGAGCAAGAGGGTTTCAACCAGGCATATTTACCAGCACTAAATGGGAGGGATTTCACAGCCTGCAGTCTTTTCTTGCCCTGCAGCAAGTCAGATGGCCTTTTAAGATGAAATGGAACAAGCAGCACTACTACAGACCTTGCTGTATTCCCCCGTCTTCAACTAATGAAATTCACAAAAGGGCTTAGAGAAGTCTTTTCCCTAAACTTGAGAACAACTCAGCACTCCACTGTGCTTTCCTCCATTAGGGAACTGTGGAGCTGTACCTTACTTGTGGAGCCGAGTTTCTCACTGCAAGGCACTTCCATAATTTTGCTTGCCTATTAATATTTTCTGCTATATATTATTAACTAATAATTACCTTCAATATGACAATTGAAACCTTAAAATCTTCTGGTCTACTCAAGATGTTGTGACATGATACAGGGAAGAGACTTTTTGGAATCAAGAAATGAAGTTGCATGTGTCAGTTTTTCTTGCCTTCAATATTACTCTAATACATGTAGTGTTGTTGtttgtattctttttttatAGGCAAAGCATTGCTCTGAGATTTGATAAAATCatgacagcaaaacaaaaactagTTTCTGTTTGCTGTACTTCACCTTTGAAATTCTTTTAGGTTTCAAGATGTCCGAAACAGTAGTTTGAGTAATGGGAGTGGGTGGGGGGGAGGGAAATGACAGCAGTGAAAGTgtaagcactggaacaggctgcccagagaggcagtGGAGTCTCCTTCTCTGGAAATattcaaaacccacctggatgcaatcctgtgccatCTGCTGTAGCCTGGGAGGTGGGAGAGGTGGGTGTGTGGTTGTCTGATATATTGGAAAAACCAAGGATGCAGCCATGGGGCTGGAGGAGGGTAAAACTCCTCTTAAGCCAGTGCTGTTGCTGGAGAAAGGCTCATCCAGCTGCACTCCAAAGTTAATAACGTGTCAAAGTGGGAATGATGCAAAAGAACTTAAATTTTCAAGTTGCTTTGTTGTGGGGTGGATCTCTTTAACAGCATTGGCCTGTCAGGAAGTGCAGTTTGGATTAACAGTAGCTGCATAAGTAGGAAACAGAATGGTTCTGTAAGAGACAGTCATCAcctgaaaacaaagcaaaattgCCAGAGTGCAGTTTTGTGTTGTGCTTTACTTAGTTTAACTGCTTCCACTGGAGGCTATTTCACTAATTCCCTTGCACAGAATTTAGGGGTTGTACTGTTTTACAATAGATTTCTTCATTTGCCAAGACACTGAAAGgctaattatttttgttttctcgtCTAGTTTG includes:
- the SKA3 gene encoding spindle and kinetochore-associated protein 3 isoform X9 translates to MKASEILMQRNAADLGKIKELFQKYGYKPNVKDSAEEEDKANSEPAMSVQDKSDEEKANAVPQLSASAEKRPLPTDPLRNPQLSDFGLSQYAFSRPCSALRAQHAPAASQLRAKSNTPLGLRTPRALPKTPKCKLRMDDYECATPKLEHFGISEHTMCMNEDYTMSLIHKTSQTIKKLVKRGDNNGGNLPEMTVKEIMVTPASKSSKRARNAAADWMASPMVFVLCTPDVKDSSKTNNTVLSRSPETKELPLPSHAATPQCPDFQTRWLKAEAKQQVTPGAKLESVTKNDAKEVPHKEERVPFAASSDEYLKHTGDPSPPKLDHYDHLLNTPPPPEITRIPENVLKMLSQYIPNKLDSSKAKEMETKAGNTTRYESGSTDYSNKENRGYHGVFKTNI